One Paenisporosarcina sp. FSL H8-0542 genomic region harbors:
- a CDS encoding amino acid permease: protein METDKQNLQRTMTSRHITMMALGGAIGAGLFKGSSSAIDMAGPSVIIAYLIGGIILLFIMQGLAEMAVSNCGARTFRDLVQSILGKYPAYFLDWIYWKMWVLNITAESVVAAIFIQYWLPEYPIWILALAVSVLVTAINLLSVKVFAETEYWLALIKITVIIVFIIAGLLLLLVTFGDHTAIGFSNLTDHGGFFPNGSTGLITAMLVVIYSYGGTEIIGVTLAETKNPEKVVPKAVRSTLVRIISFYIIPFSIIVSLIPWNEVNGVPESPFVMVFQKIGIPGADHIMNAVVLLAIISSMNSGLYGSSRVLYTQAIDGRIPKIFSRLSKKKVPVYAILMCTSALYGGVLISLFAGSKTFDFLMGSLGYTVLFIWLIIAFAHLKSRKQQSGKTSAYTVKWFPYTTWAAIIALITILIGIIFTTSIIVTIITLCIYIFITLTYVWKRRLNKI, encoded by the coding sequence ATGGAAACCGACAAACAGAATTTACAGAGGACAATGACTTCAAGACATATTACGATGATGGCATTAGGCGGTGCCATTGGGGCAGGTTTATTTAAAGGAAGCAGTTCAGCCATTGATATGGCAGGACCATCCGTAATAATTGCTTACTTGATAGGGGGCATCATCCTATTATTCATCATGCAAGGTTTAGCTGAAATGGCAGTCAGCAATTGCGGTGCAAGAACATTTAGGGATCTTGTCCAATCTATTTTAGGAAAGTATCCTGCCTATTTCCTGGATTGGATCTATTGGAAAATGTGGGTATTGAACATCACCGCAGAATCAGTCGTTGCGGCTATTTTCATTCAATATTGGCTGCCTGAATATCCAATCTGGATACTGGCATTAGCTGTTTCGGTGTTAGTTACAGCGATCAACTTGCTATCGGTAAAGGTTTTTGCTGAAACGGAGTACTGGCTTGCTTTAATTAAAATTACCGTCATCATTGTGTTCATCATAGCTGGATTATTGTTACTGCTAGTGACTTTTGGTGATCATACAGCAATTGGTTTCTCTAACTTGACTGACCATGGTGGTTTTTTTCCGAATGGATCAACAGGTTTAATCACAGCGATGCTGGTGGTAATCTATTCATATGGTGGTACAGAAATTATTGGGGTAACATTGGCAGAAACGAAAAATCCCGAAAAAGTGGTTCCAAAAGCTGTTCGCAGTACATTGGTCAGGATTATTTCTTTCTATATCATTCCATTTTCCATCATCGTTAGTTTAATTCCTTGGAATGAAGTAAACGGGGTGCCTGAAAGTCCGTTTGTGATGGTCTTTCAAAAAATAGGGATTCCAGGTGCTGACCATATTATGAACGCCGTTGTTCTACTAGCGATTATTTCATCAATGAACTCTGGATTGTATGGTTCATCTCGCGTTCTGTATACACAAGCCATCGACGGTCGCATTCCGAAAATATTTTCACGTTTATCCAAGAAGAAAGTGCCTGTTTACGCAATATTAATGTGTACTTCCGCTTTATATGGTGGTGTACTGATTTCCTTATTTGCTGGAAGCAAGACCTTCGATTTCCTGATGGGATCACTGGGATATACCGTATTATTCATCTGGTTAATCATTGCCTTCGCTCATTTAAAATCACGTAAACAACAGTCTGGAAAAACAAGTGCCTATACAGTTAAATGGTTCCCATATACGACTTGGGCTGCGATCATCGCTTTAATTACGATCCTAATCGGAATCATTTTTACGACATCTATCATCGTAACGATCATTACACTTTGCATCTACATCTTTATTACCTTAACTTATGTATGGAAAAGACGCCTTAACAAAATCTAG
- a CDS encoding ABC transporter ATP-binding protein — protein sequence MELIIESVSKKYKGNFYGLRDLSLEINTGILGLLGPNGAGKSTLMRILSTITKPTEGKVSWNGIDITKDPNSVRAILSYLPQDFGVYPHLNAVEFLEYLAAIRGLDHKMARKRIEELLHLVNLYEVRKKPLNSFSGGMKQRVGIAQALLNDPKLLIVDEPTVGLDPEERIRFRNLLSELSGDRIIILSTHIVSDIEATATDIAIVNQGRLVIQAAPSRLLAAVEGKVWEWLIPSDTWMEVRKQLLISSTIQSSEGVRVRVIADIQPSAESRLVTPTLEDAYLYYISANKQEAKA from the coding sequence ATGGAGCTTATTATTGAAAGCGTGAGTAAAAAATATAAGGGGAATTTTTACGGGCTTCGTGACTTATCGCTGGAGATCAACACAGGCATTTTGGGATTGTTAGGTCCCAACGGTGCTGGGAAGTCTACATTGATGCGGATTTTATCAACAATTACTAAGCCTACCGAGGGTAAGGTGAGTTGGAACGGGATTGATATTACGAAAGATCCCAATTCTGTACGAGCCATATTAAGTTATTTGCCGCAAGATTTCGGCGTATATCCTCATTTAAATGCAGTTGAGTTTTTGGAGTATTTAGCGGCGATTAGAGGGTTGGATCATAAAATGGCAAGAAAGAGAATTGAAGAGTTACTTCATTTGGTCAATCTTTATGAGGTTCGCAAAAAACCGTTAAATAGTTTTTCAGGTGGTATGAAACAACGTGTAGGTATAGCTCAGGCCTTATTGAACGACCCCAAGCTATTAATCGTTGACGAGCCAACGGTTGGACTTGATCCAGAAGAACGTATTCGTTTCCGCAATCTATTATCTGAATTATCAGGCGACCGAATTATTATCCTATCAACCCATATCGTATCCGACATCGAGGCGACCGCAACAGATATTGCTATTGTTAATCAAGGACGGCTCGTGATACAGGCTGCTCCGAGCAGATTATTGGCAGCGGTGGAGGGAAAAGTATGGGAGTGGTTGATACCGAGTGATACTTGGATGGAAGTGCGCAAACAATTGTTAATCAGCAGCACCATTCAAAGCAGTGAAGGAGTGCGTGTGAGAGTCATCGCCGATATTCAGCCTTCAGCAGAAAGTCGCTTGGTGACACCGACTTTGGAGGATGCGTATTTGTATTACATTTCGGCAAATAAGCAGGAGGCGAAAGCATGA
- a CDS encoding colicin immunity domain-containing protein — MDVNKYKKLMVDFLEEKMSADEFQTQYFKVFKGSDDIMGKPLFEILNGVFESADCYWHECLPGQETPFEISEQQLRKEINEALIKLNNLLNSR, encoded by the coding sequence ATGGACGTAAACAAATACAAAAAATTGATGGTGGATTTTTTAGAAGAGAAGATGTCAGCAGATGAATTTCAAACACAATATTTTAAAGTGTTTAAAGGATCGGATGATATAATGGGCAAACCCTTATTTGAAATTCTGAATGGGGTATTTGAATCAGCAGATTGTTACTGGCATGAGTGTCTTCCTGGACAAGAGACTCCATTCGAAATATCAGAACAACAACTAAGAAAAGAAATAAATGAAGCATTAATTAAATTAAATAACCTGTTAAATAGTCGTTAG
- a CDS encoding SMI1/KNR4 family protein, protein MKDVIGLIHTRKIGVDESDIKATENKLDAVFPEQYKELFKLINNAEIGEWTLYPIKDHRNSRKTWDDVVRQNNEVREEDMSKDLISIGEDGSGDKLCFKVNNGRMENEIYIWYHEDVELEEYALNLKEFIILISEEEAEDDFEDE, encoded by the coding sequence ATGAAAGATGTAATAGGACTAATACATACAAGGAAAATAGGCGTTGATGAATCAGACATAAAGGCAACAGAAAATAAGTTAGATGCAGTCTTCCCAGAACAATATAAGGAACTTTTCAAGTTAATCAATAATGCAGAAATAGGTGAATGGACACTTTATCCTATCAAAGACCATAGAAATTCAAGAAAGACTTGGGATGATGTTGTTAGACAAAACAACGAAGTCAGAGAAGAAGATATGTCGAAAGACCTTATTTCAATCGGTGAAGATGGTTCGGGAGATAAATTATGTTTTAAAGTAAATAACGGAAGAATGGAGAATGAGATTTATATTTGGTATCACGAAGATGTAGAACTTGAAGAATATGCCCTTAATTTGAAAGAATTTATTATTTTAATATCAGAAGAAGAGGCCGAGGATGACTTTGAGGACGAATAA
- the shc gene encoding squalene--hopene cyclase yields MNGTLSDEINRIISILKKDQSEVGTWDYPFETGITTDAYMIILLRSLTIDDEKLIKELVDRILSEQQDSGAWKLFYDEEDDGNVAATIEAYYALLYSGYCSHDDVRMQVARQFILSNGGIDKSNLLTKIMLAVTGQFSWSKIFTVPTEFVLLPHSFPMNFFDFSVFGRANIAPLMILADKKYIIKTNKSPNISDLYILNHNRWDEEYLSRILSNEWSPFLLSIQKRIEDLIGLPKQIEELAVDKTKQYMLERIEPDGTLYSYFSSTFLLIFALLSLGYKKDHPTIIHAVNGLKSMKCQVDGKTHMQFTTATVWNTALISYAMQEAGVSELDPVIKKANQFLLTRQHYKYGDWVIHSPHSLPGGWGFSNVNTMNPDIDDTTASLRSICKTVIKKPKVHTSWDKGINWVFSMQNDDGGWPSFEKGVNKSILSMIPIEDAEYLLADPSSADLTGRTLEFFGKFTDLKKSHDSIKLGVNWLFDHQEPNGSWYGRWGICYIYGAWAAITGLVAAGISSDHPSILKSVKWLRDIQNSDGGWGESCKSDKMKTYVPLGASTLTHTAWALDALIAAEDELTPGIISGIKYILENNDKDDWTTSYPKGQGMAGSFYIHYHSYRYIFPLIALAHYQKKFPNESL; encoded by the coding sequence GTGAACGGTACCCTATCAGACGAAATTAATCGAATTATAAGCATCTTGAAGAAGGATCAATCTGAAGTTGGAACTTGGGATTATCCTTTTGAAACAGGTATTACAACGGATGCCTATATGATTATTTTATTGCGTTCATTAACTATTGATGATGAAAAATTAATAAAGGAACTAGTAGATCGGATTTTAAGCGAACAACAAGATAGTGGGGCTTGGAAGCTGTTTTATGATGAAGAAGATGACGGTAATGTAGCTGCCACGATTGAAGCTTATTACGCCCTTCTATATTCCGGCTATTGTTCTCACGATGATGTACGAATGCAAGTAGCAAGACAGTTTATTTTATCAAATGGGGGAATAGACAAAAGTAATTTACTAACAAAAATTATGCTGGCAGTAACTGGGCAATTTTCATGGTCAAAAATTTTTACTGTCCCGACAGAATTTGTTTTACTACCACACTCATTCCCAATGAACTTTTTCGACTTTTCTGTCTTTGGTAGGGCAAATATCGCTCCACTCATGATTCTCGCTGATAAGAAATACATAATTAAAACAAATAAAAGTCCAAACATTTCAGATTTATATATTTTGAACCACAACAGGTGGGATGAAGAATATTTATCAAGAATCCTCTCAAATGAATGGAGTCCTTTTCTTTTATCCATTCAAAAAAGAATTGAGGACCTAATTGGTTTGCCAAAGCAAATTGAGGAACTTGCAGTAGATAAGACAAAACAGTATATGCTGGAACGAATTGAACCAGATGGCACCTTATACAGTTACTTCAGTTCGACATTTCTGCTAATTTTCGCGTTGCTTTCCCTTGGATATAAGAAAGACCATCCCACAATCATTCATGCGGTAAACGGTTTAAAGTCTATGAAATGCCAAGTTGATGGGAAGACTCATATGCAATTCACCACAGCAACGGTATGGAATACAGCTTTAATTAGTTATGCCATGCAAGAAGCAGGCGTTTCCGAATTAGATCCCGTTATAAAAAAAGCAAACCAATTTTTATTAACACGACAGCATTATAAATATGGGGATTGGGTCATACACAGTCCACATAGTCTTCCAGGGGGATGGGGTTTCTCAAATGTAAATACAATGAACCCTGATATTGATGATACTACTGCATCCTTAAGGTCAATTTGCAAAACTGTCATTAAAAAACCCAAGGTCCATACATCTTGGGACAAAGGAATCAACTGGGTATTTTCAATGCAAAATGATGATGGAGGATGGCCATCATTCGAAAAAGGTGTGAATAAAAGCATTCTGTCTATGATTCCAATTGAAGATGCTGAATATTTACTCGCAGATCCATCAAGTGCAGATTTAACAGGAAGAACATTGGAATTTTTCGGGAAATTCACCGATTTAAAGAAGAGTCACGACTCTATCAAGTTAGGTGTAAATTGGTTATTCGATCATCAAGAACCGAATGGATCGTGGTATGGCAGATGGGGCATATGTTATATTTATGGTGCTTGGGCTGCTATAACCGGGCTTGTTGCAGCAGGTATATCATCGGACCATCCTTCTATTCTAAAATCAGTCAAATGGCTTCGTGATATTCAAAATTCGGATGGGGGATGGGGAGAGTCTTGTAAAAGTGATAAAATGAAGACGTACGTTCCATTGGGAGCCAGTACGTTAACTCATACAGCCTGGGCATTGGATGCGCTGATTGCTGCTGAAGACGAACTCACACCAGGAATAATATCCGGCATCAAATATATTTTAGAAAATAATGACAAAGATGACTGGACAACTTCTTATCCAAAAGGACAGGGAATGGCTGGCAGTTTCTATATTCATTATCATAGTTATCGATATATTTTCCCTCTAATTGCACTTGCGCATTATCAAAAAAAATTTCCGAATGAAAGCCTCTAA
- a CDS encoding DUF4304 domain-containing protein, with translation MESNQRKMMDNALKKIVIPALRKQEFKGSFPHFRRTNEKIIDLITIQFNRLGGSFGVELETCPIEGVTMSWGEKIPPNKATTHHLNNRFRLGAKSVDEEGIWFDFENAKTEDDFEEIASSVVGLLNTSDRFWISMLLN, from the coding sequence ATGGAATCGAATCAAAGAAAAATGATGGATAATGCCTTGAAAAAAATTGTGATACCGGCTTTAAGAAAACAAGAATTTAAAGGCTCGTTTCCTCACTTTAGACGGACAAATGAAAAGATTATAGATTTAATTACTATCCAATTCAACAGATTGGGTGGTTCATTTGGAGTTGAATTGGAAACGTGTCCAATAGAAGGTGTAACTATGAGTTGGGGAGAAAAAATCCCACCAAACAAAGCAACTACTCATCATCTAAACAATCGGTTTAGGTTAGGAGCAAAATCAGTTGATGAAGAAGGAATATGGTTTGATTTTGAGAATGCAAAAACAGAAGACGATTTTGAGGAAATAGCTTCAAGTGTTGTGGGTTTATTAAATACATCAGACCGTTTTTGGATTTCTATGTTGTTAAACTAA
- a CDS encoding DUF4181 domain-containing protein: protein MFLIKLALFVLIVFGLNVVVKLLLKKVLKIEKEKNSFFSYNHINNLHRKIDWGIRITSIITIIITNILVIVENYPNYLLLIPIFCIGLDYPVRAFFERKYSQNPKQYILTLSEGVIMLLAIVIVIQFNLFITQ, encoded by the coding sequence ATGTTCTTGATAAAGTTGGCACTCTTTGTGTTGATAGTGTTTGGTTTAAATGTGGTAGTAAAGCTTCTTTTGAAAAAAGTACTTAAGATTGAAAAAGAAAAAAATTCCTTTTTTTCTTACAACCACATAAACAATCTGCACAGGAAAATTGATTGGGGTATCAGAATTACTTCTATTATCACAATTATAATTACCAATATATTGGTGATAGTTGAAAATTATCCAAATTACCTTTTACTAATACCAATTTTCTGCATTGGATTAGATTATCCTGTAAGAGCATTTTTTGAGAGGAAATATTCGCAGAACCCCAAACAATATATTCTAACTCTTAGCGAAGGGGTAATAATGTTACTTGCAATAGTAATAGTCATTCAATTTAATTTATTTATTACACAATAA
- a CDS encoding HAD family hydrolase, which yields MRVLTDRNKVDAVVLDLDGTLLNSDKKVSNRNLDSIIEIHKLGIPIIIATARPPRTVKEFLPKELHEVAIIVFYNGALIINNPLQLNEHYSIDSTINQQIIEYLITNEPEHLFSIEVNDTWYSYKDIDYRSFTKVSENPEIIEIVEIKLKSPTKILVSNLKNIEDFTKKFGDKLEVINTDSNQLTQIMRLGISKESAIANLAERLEFSLEKTMVFGDDFNDLGLFKLCGIPIAMDNSIDELKSIAKEITTSNDEDGVANILEKFFN from the coding sequence ATGAGAGTTTTAACGGATAGAAATAAAGTAGATGCGGTAGTATTGGATTTGGATGGTACATTATTAAATTCTGATAAGAAAGTAAGTAATAGAAATTTAGATTCAATAATAGAAATACATAAACTTGGAATACCAATCATAATTGCAACAGCAAGACCTCCAAGAACAGTAAAAGAGTTTCTTCCAAAGGAATTACATGAAGTAGCAATTATTGTTTTTTATAATGGTGCATTAATTATTAATAACCCCTTACAATTAAACGAACATTATTCTATCGATTCAACTATAAATCAACAAATTATTGAATACTTAATTACCAATGAACCTGAACACTTATTTTCTATTGAAGTCAATGATACTTGGTACAGTTATAAAGATATTGATTATCGCTCATTTACTAAGGTTTCTGAGAATCCTGAAATTATTGAGATTGTTGAAATAAAATTAAAAAGCCCAACCAAAATACTTGTTTCAAACTTAAAGAATATAGAAGACTTTACTAAAAAGTTCGGTGATAAATTAGAAGTGATTAATACGGACTCGAATCAACTTACACAAATAATGAGATTAGGTATTTCAAAAGAATCTGCAATAGCAAATCTTGCTGAAAGATTAGAGTTTTCATTAGAAAAAACAATGGTTTTCGGTGATGATTTTAACGACTTAGGTTTATTTAAGCTATGTGGAATTCCAATAGCTATGGACAATTCGATTGACGAATTAAAAAGTATTGCAAAAGAAATTACAACTTCAAATGATGAAGATGGTGTAGCTAATATCCTGGAAAAGTTCTTCAACTAA
- a CDS encoding carbohydrate-binding protein — MVTLTKFNKSLFSFILIVGFLLSTSVGYMPVHAASDAYSLTEAESFSSKSGAYLKVEACPDGGQCIGGTNDNQYLAYNNIDFGSDVNGATKFSARLSVKGSNAGGNIEVWIDGPTSANGKKVGTLTTAATAPDNWNVYKTMSTDITDVTGIHDVYLVVKVAAGKTYVANLNWFQFSKTLNSIELTKTPAKTVYRIGESLDVTGMEVTGTYIDGSTRGEEVRASDVSGFNSSSAVASQILTVTVRGKTVTYPVEIKPKVLTNITAPAAITGVVNGTAPTVVALGLPSTVVMVTDGGNLNAPVTWNIDASGYDPSVKTEQSFTVKGTVDLPTGVTNPDNVALSTSINVTVLASTTPDRDTSYKFSFMSISDTHANVQGDIADVRLDNALQEAVSNNVQSVSIGGDLTEYGTDAQYNTLMKTMNKYPQLDRNLILGNHDVRWMGGFETAKNRFLTHTGMPGVYYDKWISGYHFIYLATETDDKDSAYISDTQMKWLSDKLAENASKDKPIFLFLHQPLDNTVYEEYPWDPYQSDEVQDQKLKDIIGKYPQSVFLTGHIHYPLTLPGTFYNKQYFTMMRDGAIKDSGQGLILDVYADRVVINGRDFSKKSTVTTWTINNYTADALAADKQAPTAPTNVSTKVVTDKMAMLSWDTATDNFTGNVGVTGYDIYNGKKLIGSTTGRTNFKVTGLKKKKTYQFTVKARDTAGNVSVASSPLKVTTLAFDPASVNLVLNKEITANGSVVGYEPSKAVDGSAESGRKWSSNTTGDKWLMVDLGGNYDISRWVVKHAGEGGDTLSLNTKNYKLQGSLDGTTWTDLDSVEGNVSNSTDRYITKSTARYVRLYITTPQNYAETGTANIYEFEVYGR; from the coding sequence ATGGTTACCTTAACGAAGTTTAACAAGTCATTATTTTCATTTATCCTGATAGTTGGATTCCTGCTCAGCACCAGTGTTGGCTATATGCCGGTGCATGCAGCAAGCGATGCATATAGTCTGACAGAAGCAGAAAGCTTTAGTTCCAAGTCGGGTGCCTACCTAAAAGTCGAAGCTTGCCCAGATGGTGGACAATGTATAGGAGGTACTAATGACAACCAGTATTTAGCATATAACAATATTGACTTTGGTAGCGACGTTAATGGCGCTACGAAATTTAGTGCAAGACTTTCAGTTAAGGGATCAAATGCAGGGGGAAATATTGAAGTATGGATTGACGGTCCGACAAGCGCGAATGGTAAAAAAGTGGGGACACTTACTACCGCAGCTACCGCACCGGATAACTGGAATGTCTATAAAACTATGTCAACCGATATTACTGACGTTACAGGAATTCATGATGTATACCTTGTAGTAAAGGTAGCGGCGGGAAAAACATATGTAGCCAACCTCAACTGGTTTCAGTTTTCAAAGACATTGAACAGCATTGAGCTTACAAAAACACCAGCAAAGACTGTATACCGTATTGGAGAGAGCCTTGATGTCACGGGTATGGAAGTCACAGGCACCTATATTGACGGTTCGACTAGGGGGGAGGAAGTCAGAGCTTCCGACGTAAGCGGATTTAACAGTTCATCTGCAGTGGCAAGCCAGATACTAACCGTCACAGTACGCGGTAAGACAGTAACTTATCCAGTAGAAATAAAGCCGAAGGTACTAACAAACATCACAGCACCTGCAGCGATTACTGGTGTAGTAAACGGAACAGCGCCTACAGTGGTGGCCCTTGGATTGCCTAGCACAGTAGTAATGGTGACCGACGGCGGTAATTTGAATGCACCTGTAACCTGGAATATAGATGCATCAGGCTATGATCCGTCCGTAAAAACCGAGCAGAGTTTCACGGTAAAGGGAACAGTAGATCTGCCTACTGGGGTTACAAATCCGGATAATGTAGCATTGTCAACAAGCATCAATGTTACGGTTCTTGCTTCAACAACACCTGACAGGGATACTAGTTATAAATTCAGCTTTATGTCCATTTCTGATACACATGCAAATGTACAAGGGGATATCGCAGATGTCAGACTTGACAATGCATTGCAGGAAGCAGTTAGCAATAATGTGCAATCCGTTAGCATTGGTGGAGATCTTACTGAATATGGCACAGATGCACAATATAATACATTAATGAAAACAATGAACAAATATCCTCAACTTGATCGCAACTTGATTTTAGGGAACCATGATGTAAGGTGGATGGGAGGATTTGAAACTGCTAAAAACAGATTTTTGACACATACTGGTATGCCAGGTGTTTATTATGATAAGTGGATAAGCGGATACCACTTCATCTATTTGGCAACGGAGACTGATGATAAAGACAGTGCATATATATCGGATACCCAGATGAAGTGGTTAAGCGATAAGTTGGCGGAGAATGCAAGTAAAGACAAACCCATATTTCTCTTCCTTCATCAGCCACTAGATAATACTGTATATGAGGAATATCCTTGGGATCCTTATCAAAGCGATGAGGTACAGGATCAAAAGTTAAAGGACATAATTGGAAAATATCCTCAAAGCGTTTTCTTAACGGGACATATACATTATCCTCTCACGTTACCGGGTACTTTCTATAACAAACAGTACTTTACAATGATGAGAGATGGAGCTATTAAGGATTCAGGTCAAGGCTTGATTTTAGATGTTTATGCCGATAGGGTGGTAATAAATGGAAGAGACTTCTCGAAAAAAAGTACGGTAACTACCTGGACCATAAATAATTACACTGCGGATGCACTTGCAGCAGATAAACAAGCGCCTACCGCACCAACCAATGTCTCGACGAAAGTAGTAACAGACAAGATGGCAATGCTGTCATGGGATACAGCTACAGATAATTTTACGGGTAATGTAGGTGTTACAGGCTACGATATATATAATGGAAAAAAACTGATTGGATCTACAACAGGGCGTACGAACTTTAAAGTGACAGGGCTGAAGAAAAAAAAGACCTATCAATTTACTGTAAAAGCCAGGGATACAGCAGGAAATGTTTCAGTGGCCAGTAGTCCATTAAAAGTTACCACTTTAGCTTTCGATCCAGCTTCGGTAAATTTGGTTCTGAATAAGGAGATTACAGCCAACGGAAGTGTGGTGGGATACGAACCGTCCAAGGCAGTAGATGGATCGGCTGAGAGCGGCCGAAAGTGGTCTTCCAATACGACCGGGGACAAATGGCTGATGGTCGATCTTGGAGGAAATTATGATATAAGCAGGTGGGTAGTAAAGCATGCTGGAGAAGGCGGAGATACCTTATCCCTGAATACAAAAAATTATAAGCTTCAGGGAAGTCTGGATGGAACTACCTGGACTGACCTAGATTCAGTAGAAGGAAACGTTTCGAACAGCACGGACAGGTATATAACGAAATCCACCGCAAGGTATGTAAGACTTTATATTACAACGCCGCAAAATTATGCGGAAACAGGAACAGCAAATATTTATGAATTTGAAGTCTATGGGCGGTAA
- a CDS encoding nuclear transport factor 2 family protein, translating into MTEKIQVVLESLKAYNSGELELFKSYYDDSCTFRYASTDKILTMEEVFKFYESAFQASPNAHCEVVNITCVGDFVSVHERFTGIIDSNGEETTPETIAVYKIHNQKIIELRHHFA; encoded by the coding sequence ATGACTGAGAAGATCCAAGTAGTACTTGAGTCTCTTAAAGCCTATAATTCAGGAGAACTAGAACTATTCAAGAGCTATTATGATGACTCTTGTACTTTCCGTTATGCATCTACCGACAAAATATTAACAATGGAAGAAGTATTTAAGTTTTATGAATCTGCTTTCCAAGCATCACCTAACGCACACTGTGAAGTTGTAAATATTACGTGTGTAGGTGATTTCGTGTCAGTACATGAGCGATTCACTGGAATCATAGACTCTAATGGTGAAGAAACAACTCCTGAGACTATAGCTGTTTACAAAATTCATAATCAGAAAATAATAGAATTACGACATCATTTTGCATAA
- a CDS encoding polysaccharide deacetylase family protein has translation MKGKYVLVLSTIILVSSIFHVGFNVFADKGRRHYEQTGEVVWDIKTEEKIVALTFDDGPHRKYTAEVLDLLANYDAKATFFIIGENAEKYPELVLRVHNEGHEIANHTYTHPLKTTITKLEKELKQTNETIYSITGSYPKLFRPVGGQYTDDMIKLAVDKGYTVVMWSWHQDTEDWKNPGVKKIVNKVLNVTKQGDIILFHDGGGNRKQTVKALKEILPELQKQGYKFVTISELIEYKNNE, from the coding sequence TTGAAGGGAAAGTATGTTTTAGTGTTATCTACAATTATTCTTGTAAGTTCCATTTTCCATGTTGGATTTAATGTATTTGCTGATAAGGGACGTCGCCATTACGAACAAACTGGGGAAGTGGTGTGGGATATAAAAACGGAAGAAAAAATAGTAGCTCTTACATTTGACGACGGTCCCCACCGAAAATATACTGCTGAAGTTTTAGATTTATTAGCTAATTACGATGCTAAAGCTACTTTCTTTATTATTGGAGAAAATGCAGAAAAATATCCGGAACTTGTATTAAGAGTACACAATGAAGGGCATGAAATAGCAAATCACACATATACACATCCTTTAAAAACAACAATCACAAAATTAGAGAAAGAATTAAAACAGACCAATGAAACAATATACAGTATTACGGGTTCTTACCCAAAGTTGTTTCGACCTGTTGGCGGGCAATATACAGATGACATGATAAAGTTGGCTGTGGACAAAGGATACACAGTTGTAATGTGGTCATGGCATCAAGATACAGAGGATTGGAAAAACCCCGGTGTTAAAAAAATCGTCAATAAAGTATTGAATGTTACAAAGCAGGGCGACATCATTCTTTTCCATGATGGTGGCGGTAATCGTAAACAGACGGTGAAAGCACTTAAGGAGATTTTGCCTGAACTTCAAAAACAAGGGTACAAATTTGTAACTATTTCTGAACTTATTGAGTATAAAAATAACGAATAA